A genomic region of Mus musculus strain C57BL/6J chromosome 7, GRCm38.p6 C57BL/6J contains the following coding sequences:
- the Scgb2b11 gene encoding secretoglobin, family 2B, member 11 isoform X1 — protein MKGTLLLLGLLVTGELSFQTSEACVSFFEGYASVLSGSRVWLYQELQAFDATAEEKEAMVASPECRSYHSLNNFRSILEFISNLLGE, from the exons ATGAAGGGGACACTTCTTCTGCTGGGCTTGCTGGTGACTGGAGAACTGAGCTTCCAGACAT CAGAAgcatgtgtttctttctttgaagGCTATGCAAGTGTTCTCTCAGGAAGTAGGGTGTGGTTGTATCAAGAACTACAGGCATTCGATGCTACTGCAGAGGAAAAG GAAGCCATGGTCGCCAGCCCAGAATGCCGGTCATACCATAGTCTTAACAATTTTAGATccattttagaatttatttccAACCTATTAGGAGAATAG
- the Scgb2b11 gene encoding secretoglobin, family 2B, member 11 precursor — translation MKGTLLLLGLLVTGELSFQTSEACVSFFEGYASVLSGSRVWLYQELQAFDATAEEKVALEKIQGCYSEERIRNILLEPKIMEAMVASPECRSYHSLNNFRSILEFISNLLGE, via the exons ATGAAGGGGACACTTCTTCTGCTGGGCTTGCTGGTGACTGGAGAACTGAGCTTCCAGACAT CAGAAgcatgtgtttctttctttgaagGCTATGCAAGTGTTCTCTCAGGAAGTAGGGTGTGGTTGTATCAAGAACTACAGGCATTCGATGCTACTGCAGAGGAAAAGGTGGCCTTGGAAAAAATCCAGGGTTGCTACAGTGAGGAAAGAATAAGAAATATACTTCTGGAACCCAAAATTATG GAAGCCATGGTCGCCAGCCCAGAATGCCGGTCATACCATAGTCTTAACAATTTTAGATccattttagaatttatttccAACCTATTAGGAGAATAG